In Candidatus Binatia bacterium, the following proteins share a genomic window:
- a CDS encoding isochorismatase family protein, with translation MAETRRPARLLERNESLLLVIDVQERYLPHLFEGARVVEATRRLVEGAKLVSVPILYTEQYPQGIGRTAQALRDALPAGQPPFEKLAMSCMAEPGFADALRAQGRSQIVVAGIEAQACVNQTVHELLAAGYEAHLVVDAVSARFERDYRVAVERLTQAGAVPTTVEAVLLEWVRSARAPEFQQIRSLIRDPLPAG, from the coding sequence ATGGCCGAAACCCGACGTCCCGCGCGGCTTCTGGAGCGCAACGAGAGCCTGCTGCTCGTCATCGACGTGCAGGAGCGCTACCTGCCGCACCTCTTCGAGGGCGCCCGCGTCGTCGAGGCGACGCGGCGGCTCGTCGAGGGCGCGAAGCTCGTCTCGGTCCCGATCCTGTACACCGAGCAGTACCCGCAGGGCATCGGCCGCACGGCGCAGGCGCTGCGCGACGCGCTGCCCGCCGGGCAGCCGCCCTTCGAGAAGCTCGCCATGTCGTGCATGGCCGAGCCCGGCTTCGCCGACGCGCTGCGCGCGCAGGGCCGCTCGCAGATCGTGGTCGCCGGCATCGAGGCGCAGGCCTGCGTCAATCAGACGGTGCACGAGCTGCTCGCCGCGGGCTACGAGGCGCACCTCGTGGTGGACGCGGTGTCGGCGCGCTTCGAGCGCGACTACCGGGTGGCGGTCGAGCGTCTCACGCAAGCCGGCGCGGTGCCGACCACGGTCGAGGCCGTGCTGCTCGAGTGGGTGCGCAGCGCCCGTGCTCCGGAGTTCCAGCAGATCCGCTCCCTGATCCGCGACCCGCTGCCCGCGGGCTGA
- the der gene encoding ribosome biogenesis GTPase Der: MTTPAAQRGGDAVVVAIAGRPNAGKSTLFNRLLRRQKAIVHDTPGVTRDENRGTLERGGRRWEIVDTGGIEEQAEPGQLAARVHERSLATIARADVIVYLLDGRAGLSPADEAVARRIRTLGVPAIFAVNKIDRPSHEERVLEFAELGEGDLVALSAAHGRGIDELWQRIEELAPPPPPREADAESTEDAAAEAIEQSAAAQDDEAGEADADVGGPARIALIGRPNVGKSSLLNRLVGFERSLVDATPGTTRDAVDVTIEHGGKTYVVVDTAGLRRPSRIDETIEAYAAQSSLRAMLRSEVAILVLDAQVGVTDQDLRLADLAWRRGRGLVVAVNKADLAPDLATEQCHATIAKRLPQWPPLPVLRVSAKEGTGMRALLAAVDTVIASYRQRVATSRLNEILHAAVEAHPPPSEQGRAVKLQYATQASHSPPHVVIFGTQRSALPTAYLRYLTHRLRDELALVGVPLKITVRRREGRHAKRPKPAKADASRKKRRPKDGGRARGKASGRGAR; encoded by the coding sequence GTGACGACGCCGGCCGCGCAGCGCGGCGGCGACGCGGTGGTGGTCGCGATCGCGGGCCGCCCGAACGCCGGCAAGAGCACGCTGTTCAACCGTCTGCTGCGTCGGCAGAAGGCGATCGTGCACGACACGCCGGGCGTGACGCGCGACGAGAACCGCGGCACGCTCGAGCGCGGCGGGCGCCGCTGGGAGATCGTCGACACGGGCGGCATCGAGGAGCAGGCCGAGCCCGGGCAGCTCGCGGCGCGCGTCCACGAGCGCAGCCTCGCGACCATCGCGCGCGCCGACGTGATCGTCTACCTGCTCGACGGGCGCGCCGGGCTCTCGCCGGCCGACGAGGCGGTGGCGCGCCGCATCCGCACGCTCGGCGTGCCGGCGATCTTCGCGGTCAACAAGATCGACCGTCCGTCGCACGAGGAGCGGGTGCTCGAGTTCGCCGAGCTCGGCGAGGGCGACCTGGTGGCGCTGTCGGCGGCGCACGGGCGCGGCATCGACGAGCTCTGGCAGCGGATCGAGGAGCTCGCGCCGCCGCCCCCGCCGCGCGAGGCGGACGCGGAGAGCACCGAGGACGCCGCAGCCGAGGCGATCGAGCAGAGCGCGGCGGCGCAGGACGACGAGGCAGGCGAGGCGGACGCGGACGTCGGCGGCCCCGCGCGCATCGCGCTCATCGGCCGCCCGAACGTCGGCAAGTCCTCGCTGCTGAACCGGCTCGTCGGCTTCGAGCGCTCGCTGGTCGACGCGACGCCCGGCACGACGCGCGACGCCGTCGACGTGACCATCGAGCACGGCGGCAAGACCTACGTCGTCGTCGACACCGCGGGGCTGCGGCGCCCGAGCCGCATCGACGAGACGATCGAGGCCTACGCCGCGCAGTCCTCGCTGCGCGCCATGCTGCGCAGCGAGGTCGCGATCCTGGTGCTCGATGCGCAGGTCGGCGTGACCGACCAGGACCTCCGCCTCGCCGACCTTGCGTGGCGACGGGGCCGGGGCCTCGTGGTCGCGGTCAACAAAGCCGACCTCGCGCCGGACCTCGCGACCGAGCAGTGCCACGCGACGATCGCGAAGCGTCTGCCGCAGTGGCCGCCGCTGCCGGTGCTGCGGGTCAGCGCGAAGGAAGGCACGGGCATGCGCGCGCTGCTCGCCGCGGTCGACACGGTGATCGCGTCGTACCGTCAGCGCGTCGCGACCTCGCGCCTCAACGAGATCCTGCACGCGGCGGTCGAGGCGCACCCGCCGCCGAGCGAGCAGGGGCGCGCCGTCAAGCTGCAGTACGCGACGCAGGCGAGCCACTCGCCGCCGCACGTGGTGATCTTCGGCACGCAGCGCAGCGCTCTGCCGACCGCCTACCTGCGCTACCTGACGCACCGGCTGCGCGACGAGCTCGCGCTGGTCGGCGTGCCTCTGAAGATCACCGTGCGCCGGCGCGAGGGCCGCCACGCGAAGCGGCCCAAGCCCGCCAAGGCGGATGCGTCACGCAAGAAGCGCAGGCCGAAGGACGGCGGCCGCGCGCGGGGCAAGGCGTCCGGGCGCGGCGCGCGCTGA
- the era gene encoding GTPase Era: protein MTGVGEDHRAGFVALVGRPNVGKSTLLNQILGRKLAIVTPKPQTTRNRILGIETRPGVQFLFVDTPGLHEPRNLLGERMVKAARQSLAEADVALLVLDSIVGITDRDRELAGELGNAKQPVVIALNKIDRVTKKQLLELAAELDRLLPGRHVVPVSALTGENVPELLRTLQTHLPVSPPLFPPDMQTDLPERFFAAEIVREQLLLATHEEVPYQSAVRIESFTEREGKNLVVIEATILVARPSQRAIVLGEKGARIKHIGQNARLELERFLGTRVYLDLHVKVDEKWFTKPHTLGELGL, encoded by the coding sequence GTGACCGGCGTCGGGGAAGACCACCGCGCGGGCTTCGTCGCGCTCGTCGGCCGGCCGAACGTCGGCAAGTCGACGCTGCTCAACCAGATCCTCGGGCGCAAGCTCGCGATCGTCACGCCGAAGCCGCAGACGACGCGCAACCGGATCCTCGGCATCGAGACGCGACCGGGCGTGCAGTTCCTGTTCGTCGACACGCCGGGGTTGCACGAGCCGCGCAACCTGCTCGGCGAGCGCATGGTGAAGGCCGCGCGGCAGAGCCTCGCCGAGGCGGACGTCGCGCTGCTCGTGCTCGACTCGATCGTCGGCATCACGGACCGCGACCGCGAGCTCGCGGGCGAGCTCGGCAACGCCAAGCAGCCGGTCGTGATCGCGCTCAACAAGATCGATCGCGTGACGAAGAAGCAGCTCCTCGAGCTCGCGGCGGAGCTCGATCGGCTGCTGCCGGGACGGCACGTCGTGCCGGTGAGCGCGCTCACCGGCGAGAACGTCCCCGAGCTGCTGCGCACGCTGCAGACGCACCTGCCGGTGTCGCCGCCGCTCTTCCCGCCCGACATGCAGACCGATCTGCCGGAGCGCTTCTTCGCGGCCGAGATCGTGCGCGAGCAGCTCCTGCTCGCGACGCACGAGGAGGTGCCCTACCAGAGCGCGGTACGGATCGAGAGCTTCACCGAGCGCGAGGGCAAGAACCTGGTCGTGATCGAGGCGACGATCCTCGTCGCGCGGCCCTCGCAGCGCGCGATCGTGCTGGGCGAGAAGGGCGCGCGCATCAAGCACATCGGGCAGAACGCGCGGCTCGAGCTCGAGCGCTTCCTCGGCACGCGCGTCTACCTCGACCTGCACGTCAAGGTCGACGAGAAATGGTTCACCAAGCCGCACACACTGGGCGAGCTCGGGCTGTGA